A single window of Methylobacterium nodulans ORS 2060 DNA harbors:
- a CDS encoding DUF4128 domain-containing protein has product MALSTVMAAVKARLDETWTRCPVVYPNTKGNTPKDGSRYLAVSYPLASSQPITVGSPGSTLYRETGTFRLVLHVERGVGVDEGAAWMDELAAHFRGLTVGHFRCYGPTSPAHDDRNDLGNYYALSISVPYQADSVG; this is encoded by the coding sequence ATGGCCCTGAGCACCGTCATGGCGGCCGTGAAGGCGCGCCTGGACGAGACCTGGACCCGCTGCCCCGTCGTGTACCCGAACACGAAGGGCAACACGCCAAAGGACGGCTCGCGCTACCTCGCGGTCTCCTACCCCCTGGCCAGCTCCCAGCCCATCACCGTCGGCTCACCGGGCAGCACCTTGTACCGCGAGACCGGCACCTTCCGCCTCGTCCTGCACGTCGAACGTGGCGTGGGGGTTGATGAAGGCGCGGCCTGGATGGACGAGCTGGCCGCGCACTTCCGGGGCCTGACCGTCGGCCATTTCCGCTGCTACGGCCCGACGTCCCCCGCCCACGACGACCGGAACGACCTCGGCAACTACTACGCGCTGTCGATCTCGGTGCCGTACCAGGCCGATTCCGTCGGCTGA
- a CDS encoding phage tail tube protein encodes MAIAAGSGRQIAYVLETAYGEVPATPTFTVLRSTGGGPRTDKATAVSDEIRADRNVSDEQQLGQDVTGGYNFELSYGSLDDILEAALCGTWAGNVLKNGTVQRSLTFEERLDLGGGSFSFSRFSGCVVNTFALATNSRALITGSFDLLGRSEALDSAIIAGATYTAANTKPIQSASGSVAGLTVGGATSKVRQLSLAVANNGRNRPLVGSLYTDSIGLGRADVTGSLQVYFETNTLYQRVLNHEGGAISFTVGTVANEKYTVSMPNAVFLNGERQPGGNTDDVMVTIPFRARFDSGIGASIQITRGVA; translated from the coding sequence ATGGCCATTGCAGCAGGCAGTGGGCGTCAGATCGCCTACGTCCTCGAGACCGCCTACGGAGAGGTGCCGGCCACGCCTACCTTCACGGTGCTGCGCTCGACCGGCGGCGGGCCGCGCACCGACAAGGCGACCGCGGTCTCGGACGAGATCCGCGCCGACCGCAACGTCTCGGACGAGCAGCAGCTCGGCCAGGACGTCACCGGCGGCTACAACTTCGAGCTCAGCTACGGCTCGCTGGACGACATCCTGGAGGCCGCGCTGTGCGGCACCTGGGCCGGGAATGTCCTGAAGAACGGGACGGTTCAGCGCTCGCTGACCTTCGAGGAGCGGCTCGACCTCGGCGGGGGCAGCTTCAGCTTCAGCCGCTTCAGCGGGTGCGTGGTCAACACCTTCGCTCTGGCGACCAACTCGCGCGCCCTGATCACCGGCTCCTTCGACCTGCTGGGCCGCAGCGAGGCGCTCGACAGCGCGATCATTGCGGGCGCGACCTACACGGCCGCGAACACCAAGCCGATCCAGTCGGCGAGTGGCAGCGTCGCGGGGCTGACTGTCGGCGGGGCGACCTCCAAGGTGCGCCAGCTGAGCCTCGCGGTCGCCAACAACGGCCGCAATCGCCCGCTGGTCGGCTCGCTGTACACCGACAGCATCGGCCTCGGCCGCGCCGACGTGACCGGCTCGCTGCAGGTCTACTTCGAGACCAACACGCTCTACCAGCGCGTCCTCAACCACGAGGGTGGCGCGATCTCCTTCACGGTCGGGACGGTCGCCAATGAGAAGTACACCGTCTCGATGCCGAATGCGGTGTTCCTGAACGGTGAACGCCAGCCGGGCGGCAACACGGATGACGTGATGGTGACCATTCCGTTCCGCGCCCGCTTCGACAGCGGCATCGGCGCCTCCATCCAGATCACCCGTGGTGTGGCGTGA